The following are encoded in a window of Bacillus sp. SORGH_AS_0510 genomic DNA:
- a CDS encoding TIGR01212 family radical SAM protein (This family includes YhcC from E. coli K-12, an uncharacterized radical SAM protein.), which yields MNQTKPFPYAIDDKRYHTWNYHLRNHFGHKVFKVALDGGFDCPNRDGTVAHGGCTFCSAAGSGDFAGNRADDLEKQFIEIKEKMHTKWKDGKYMAYFQAYTNTHAPVSVLRDKFERVLQQEGVVGLSIATRPDCLPDDVVEYLAELNQRTYLWVELGLQTVHERTALLINRAHDFQCYIDGVNKLRKHGIRVCSHIINGLPLESYDMMMETAREVAKLDVQGIKIHLLHLLKGTPMVKQYEKGMLEFLSKEDYVKLVCDQLEILSPEMIVHRITGDGPIDLMVGPMWSVNKWEVLNSINAEMKNRDSWQGKFFKGQPEVL from the coding sequence TTGAATCAGACCAAACCTTTTCCATATGCTATTGATGACAAGCGGTACCATACATGGAATTACCATCTCAGGAACCATTTCGGACATAAGGTGTTCAAAGTTGCCTTAGATGGAGGCTTTGACTGCCCGAACCGAGATGGTACTGTTGCTCATGGCGGTTGTACTTTTTGCAGTGCGGCAGGATCAGGGGATTTTGCTGGAAATCGTGCAGATGACCTGGAGAAGCAATTCATTGAAATCAAAGAGAAAATGCATACGAAGTGGAAAGATGGAAAGTATATGGCTTATTTCCAAGCCTATACCAATACGCACGCACCCGTCTCTGTTCTCCGAGACAAGTTCGAACGAGTCTTACAGCAAGAAGGTGTCGTAGGACTATCTATCGCAACCCGTCCAGACTGTCTTCCTGATGATGTCGTGGAATATTTAGCCGAATTAAATCAGAGAACTTATTTATGGGTTGAGCTTGGTTTACAGACAGTCCATGAACGAACAGCCCTGCTCATTAACCGGGCTCATGATTTTCAATGTTATATCGACGGAGTCAATAAGCTAAGGAAGCACGGAATCCGTGTTTGCTCTCATATTATTAATGGTTTGCCACTTGAGTCATATGACATGATGATGGAAACGGCTCGTGAAGTAGCAAAGCTTGATGTACAAGGGATTAAGATTCACTTGCTTCATCTTTTAAAGGGCACACCGATGGTAAAACAGTACGAAAAGGGTATGCTCGAATTCCTTTCCAAAGAAGACTATGTAAAATTAGTATGTGACCAATTAGAAATTTTATCGCCGGAAATGATTGTTCACCGGATCACAGGTGATGGACCAATTGATTTAATGGTTGGACCTATGTGGAGTGTGAATAAGTGGGAAGTCTTAAATAGCATAAATGCGGAAATGAAAAACAGAGACAGCTGGCAAGGGAAATTTTTTAAAGGGCAACCGGAGGTATTATAA
- a CDS encoding YtzC family protein gives MATRESMDNLMQQCEDAIRYAEGQYKDSSLQEHYNDDDYTKALQSLEETYQDIAKMAHSANSQQREQLHRMRLQLQQLQNSMILERH, from the coding sequence ATGGCTACTCGTGAATCAATGGATAATCTAATGCAGCAATGTGAGGATGCAATCCGATATGCTGAAGGTCAGTATAAGGATAGCAGCCTCCAAGAGCATTATAATGACGATGATTACACAAAAGCATTACAATCGCTGGAAGAAACCTATCAAGATATTGCTAAAATGGCCCATAGTGCAAATTCGCAGCAGCGTGAACAACTCCATCGAATGAGATTGCAGCTTCAACAGCTACAAAACTCAATGATTTTAGAAAGACATTAA
- a CDS encoding glycogen biosynthesis protein GlgD, with protein MKKRSKQQNPEQKTRNGVNNQDVEFGQDFDVVKQSKKKYEKTGGQPVKSKFHQEKEQSS; from the coding sequence TTGAAAAAACGTTCAAAACAACAAAACCCTGAACAAAAAACTCGTAATGGAGTAAATAACCAAGACGTTGAATTTGGTCAGGACTTTGATGTAGTTAAACAATCAAAAAAGAAGTATGAAAAAACTGGCGGTCAGCCTGTAAAGTCTAAATTCCACCAAGAAAAAGAACAATCCTCCTAA
- a CDS encoding NapC/NirT family cytochrome c: MFKRLSKINKKFLFVIVLLIGVLLSLTTVKTMAYLDSPGFCQNCHTMKNVYTSFMDSTHAELQCNDCHLPHKSEVGKLFFKGRAGMTHVYYNTVGTDDIPNVIEATDRTMKVINENCITCHKSTITNVSHDAKDSCVSCHKTVPHGKGFKDDHYNKPPKSGELLENKGGF, translated from the coding sequence ATGTTTAAAAGGCTTTCAAAGATCAACAAAAAGTTTTTATTCGTAATCGTACTTCTAATAGGTGTGCTGTTATCACTCACAACAGTAAAAACCATGGCATACCTGGATTCACCCGGCTTCTGTCAAAATTGTCATACGATGAAAAATGTCTACACATCGTTCATGGATTCCACGCATGCCGAACTACAGTGTAACGACTGTCATTTACCACACAAGAGTGAGGTAGGAAAGCTATTTTTTAAGGGTCGTGCTGGGATGACTCATGTATATTACAACACAGTAGGAACTGATGATATTCCAAATGTCATTGAGGCTACAGACCGAACGATGAAAGTTATCAATGAAAACTGTATAACGTGTCACAAGAGTACGATTACCAATGTATCACATGACGCAAAAGATAGCTGTGTCTCCTGTCACAAAACCGTACCACATGGGAAAGGCTTTAAAGATGATCACTATAATAAGCCACCTAAATCAGGAGAATTATTAGAAAATAAGGGAGGATTTTAA
- a CDS encoding ammonia-forming cytochrome c nitrite reductase subunit c552 produces the protein MGRFRYGAYLFLLAFLLIITGCSNDSSEKTASAAGKKTTGLSAAEISNEAFKDLFPLQYNSYKKNEKMEDTTYGGSVKRSKYEEDKEPLLPILFNGYGFATEYNEERGHTYALEDIRNIKRITDKSVGSCYTCKSTAVPKMIKEMGDSYWGANFNKDIWPKGEALGHSPIGCSDCHDPKTMDLRVTRPSFFKALEAKGVDVSNPTKNDMRSYVCGQCHVEYYFASKNSEVTFPWTKGFKPEEIYEYYNTIAKRNGFEKDWVSNISGTPMLKAQHPEYETHSSGTHGKANVSCADCHMPYERVDGKRKITSHWWTSPLKTMQTSCGQCHGDRDLDKLKDRVLEIQEANVSALHEAQDVSTTSHYYVNKMITSGVSNEKIKQAQEYVRQGQWYWDIIAAENSSGFHNPQGSMDSLRISIEQSNKAIRLATEELVKKGVNMDELDKEIEKVKKAVLEEKVNEKKKDKAVNSYFPAQAPVVPPVKK, from the coding sequence ATGGGAAGATTCCGTTATGGGGCATATCTTTTCCTGCTGGCATTTTTATTGATAATCACTGGCTGCAGCAATGATTCCAGTGAAAAAACAGCTTCAGCAGCCGGGAAAAAGACGACAGGCCTCTCAGCCGCTGAAATTAGTAACGAAGCATTTAAAGACTTATTTCCGCTTCAATATAACAGTTATAAGAAAAATGAGAAGATGGAAGATACAACTTACGGCGGTTCTGTTAAACGCAGTAAGTATGAAGAAGATAAAGAGCCATTGCTGCCGATTCTGTTTAATGGATACGGATTCGCAACCGAGTACAATGAAGAGCGGGGACATACCTATGCCTTAGAAGATATCCGCAATATTAAACGGATTACGGATAAATCTGTTGGTTCTTGTTATACATGTAAATCAACGGCCGTTCCAAAGATGATTAAGGAAATGGGCGACAGCTATTGGGGGGCTAACTTTAATAAGGATATTTGGCCAAAGGGCGAAGCGCTGGGTCATTCACCAATCGGCTGCTCTGATTGCCATGATCCAAAAACAATGGATTTACGCGTAACACGTCCAAGCTTTTTTAAAGCGTTAGAGGCAAAGGGAGTAGACGTTTCAAATCCAACTAAAAATGACATGCGAAGTTATGTTTGTGGACAATGCCATGTGGAGTACTACTTCGCATCTAAAAATAGTGAAGTAACCTTCCCTTGGACTAAAGGCTTTAAGCCGGAAGAAATTTATGAATACTATAATACGATTGCGAAACGAAATGGGTTTGAAAAGGATTGGGTCAGTAATATTTCAGGTACACCAATGTTAAAAGCACAGCACCCTGAATATGAAACACACTCATCAGGCACGCATGGCAAAGCAAACGTTTCCTGTGCAGATTGCCATATGCCCTATGAACGTGTCGATGGAAAAAGAAAAATTACCTCACACTGGTGGACATCTCCACTTAAAACAATGCAAACCTCTTGCGGTCAATGTCACGGTGACCGTGATTTAGATAAGTTAAAAGATCGTGTTCTTGAAATTCAAGAGGCAAATGTCAGTGCGTTACACGAGGCACAGGATGTTTCAACCACTTCTCACTATTATGTAAACAAAATGATTACATCTGGTGTAAGCAATGAGAAGATTAAACAAGCACAGGAATATGTGCGTCAAGGACAATGGTACTGGGATATTATCGCAGCAGAAAATTCATCAGGCTTCCATAACCCACAGGGGTCGATGGATTCATTGCGGATCTCAATTGAACAGTCCAATAAAGCAATTCGCCTTGCGACTGAAGAGCTTGTGAAAAAAGGCGTGAACATGGATGAACTGGATAAGGAAATTGAAAAAGTAAAGAAAGCCGTATTAGAGGAAAAAGTAAATGAGAAGAAAAAGGATAAGGCAGTAAATAGTTACTTCCCTGCCCAAGCACCTGTGGTACCACCTGTAAAAAAATAG
- a CDS encoding MFS transporter, producing the protein MPRALWLLIIGMAVNVTGSSFLWPLNTIYIHDHLGKSLSVAGVVLMLNSAASVIGNLYGGSLFDKIGGYKSIILGIGITLVALVGLTFWHGWPAYIVFLTIIGFGSGVVFPAMYAMAGTVWVEGGRKAFNAIYVAQNLGVAVGAALGGIVADYSFQLIFLANTIMYIIFLFIAVFGYKGIATASAKPIPSDTEGPVIKNRNNLRALLILCLGYLLCWVAYVQWSTTISSYTQEINISLSQYSLLWTINGAIIVLGQPLLNGVMKRLSASLKLQILIGIGIFIVSFIVAGKANAFSGFLVAMIILTIGEMFIWPAVPTVAFNLAPKGREGFYQGIVNSTATGGRMVGPLLGGIIVDYYDISALFLVLIGLFIMAIITTLLYDRSIKTVVSGTIRGQM; encoded by the coding sequence ATGCCACGAGCCTTATGGCTTTTAATCATTGGGATGGCAGTGAATGTAACAGGCTCTTCTTTTTTATGGCCTTTAAATACAATTTATATTCACGATCATTTAGGTAAATCATTATCCGTTGCTGGAGTTGTCTTGATGCTGAACTCGGCAGCAAGTGTCATTGGAAATCTGTATGGCGGCAGTCTATTTGATAAAATAGGTGGCTATAAATCTATTATATTGGGAATAGGTATTACGCTCGTTGCTCTAGTTGGCTTGACATTCTGGCATGGCTGGCCAGCATATATAGTGTTTTTAACCATCATCGGTTTTGGGTCTGGGGTAGTTTTTCCGGCCATGTATGCGATGGCGGGAACCGTTTGGGTCGAGGGCGGACGCAAAGCCTTTAATGCCATTTATGTAGCACAAAATTTGGGGGTAGCCGTAGGTGCGGCTCTTGGAGGGATTGTGGCAGATTATTCTTTCCAACTCATCTTCCTTGCCAATACAATTATGTATATCATTTTTCTTTTCATAGCTGTATTCGGCTATAAAGGAATTGCTACAGCTTCAGCTAAGCCAATACCAAGTGACACAGAAGGACCAGTAATAAAAAACAGAAACAATTTGCGAGCTTTATTAATCCTGTGCTTAGGGTATTTACTTTGCTGGGTTGCATATGTTCAATGGTCAACAACGATTTCATCTTATACACAGGAAATCAACATTTCCCTAAGCCAGTATAGCTTGTTATGGACAATAAATGGTGCCATTATCGTCTTAGGGCAGCCGCTGTTAAATGGAGTTATGAAGCGTCTTTCTGCCTCATTGAAGCTTCAAATCCTCATCGGTATTGGCATTTTTATTGTTTCGTTCATTGTGGCAGGAAAGGCAAATGCTTTTTCTGGTTTCTTAGTTGCGATGATTATCTTAACAATAGGGGAAATGTTTATCTGGCCTGCTGTACCAACTGTTGCCTTTAACCTAGCTCCAAAAGGACGAGAAGGCTTCTATCAAGGAATCGTTAACAGCACTGCTACAGGTGGAAGAATGGTTGGCCCTCTATTAGGAGGAATAATCGTAGACTATTACGATATTTCAGCTTTATTCCTCGTCCTAATTGGATTATTTATCATGGCCATCATCACCACTTTACTCTATGACCGTAGCATAAAAACAGTGGTGTCAGGCACCATCCGTGGACAAATGTAG
- the leuS gene encoding leucine--tRNA ligase, with protein MSFDHQQIEKKWQQKWEVEKTFKTSEEYDKRKFYALDMFPYPSGAGLHVGHPEGYTATDILSRLKRMQGYNVLHPMGWDAFGLPAEQYALDTGNDPAEFTAKNIDTFRRQIKALGFSYDWDREVNTTDPEYYKWTQWIFLKLYEKGLAYIDEVAVNWCPALGTVLANEEVIDGKSERGGHPVERRPMKQWMLKITAYGDRLLEDLEELDWPESLKEMQRNWIGRSEGAEVNFQIDGHSETFTVFTTRPDTLFGATYAVLAPEHSFVDKITTDEQRAAVEAYLDKVKTKSDLERTDLAKEKTGVFTGAYAINPANGEKMPIWIADYVLVSYGTGAIMAVPAHDERDFEFAKEFNLPIKPVVAGGDVEKEAYTGDGEHINSEFLNGLNKEEAISKMIAWLEEKGIGTKKVTFRLRDWLFSRQRYWGEPIPIIHWEDGTMSAVPEDQLPLTLPKTTDIKPSGTGESPLANIEDWVNVVDPETGKKGRRETNTMPQWAGSCWYYLRYIDPKNDQALASQEKLNHWLPVDIYIGGAEHAVLHLLYARFWHKFLYDIGVVPTKEPFQKLFNQGMILGENNEKMSKSKGNVVNPDDIVTSHGADTLRLYEMFMGPLDASIAWSTNGLDGSRRFLDRIWRLMIEENGEVNPKIQPNEEASNLEKVYHQTVKKVTEDYEGLRFNTAISQMMVFINEAYKATVLPKEYMEGFVKMLAPVAPHIAEELWEKLGHSGTISYEAWPAYDEAKLVDDEVEIVIQVNGKVKTKLMVPTDASKEALEGIAMEDDRVKEQIEGKTIRKVITVPGKLVNIVAN; from the coding sequence ATGAGTTTCGATCATCAACAAATCGAAAAGAAGTGGCAACAGAAATGGGAAGTAGAAAAAACATTTAAAACAAGTGAAGAGTATGATAAACGCAAATTCTACGCGTTAGATATGTTTCCATATCCATCAGGTGCCGGTCTACACGTGGGACACCCAGAAGGGTACACTGCAACCGATATTCTTTCACGCTTAAAGCGGATGCAAGGCTATAATGTCCTTCACCCAATGGGCTGGGATGCGTTTGGTTTACCAGCAGAACAATACGCATTGGATACAGGTAACGATCCGGCTGAATTTACAGCGAAAAATATTGATACGTTCCGTCGTCAAATCAAAGCATTAGGTTTCTCCTACGATTGGGACCGTGAAGTAAACACAACAGATCCTGAATACTATAAGTGGACACAGTGGATCTTCTTAAAGCTTTACGAAAAGGGGTTAGCCTATATTGATGAAGTAGCTGTAAACTGGTGCCCGGCACTTGGTACCGTTTTGGCAAACGAAGAAGTAATTGATGGAAAGAGTGAACGTGGAGGACATCCAGTTGAACGCCGCCCAATGAAACAGTGGATGTTAAAAATCACAGCTTATGGCGACCGTTTATTAGAAGACCTTGAAGAACTTGATTGGCCTGAAAGCTTAAAAGAAATGCAGCGCAACTGGATTGGGCGCTCAGAAGGGGCAGAAGTAAACTTCCAAATTGATGGACACAGCGAAACGTTTACGGTCTTCACAACTCGTCCAGATACATTATTCGGTGCAACCTATGCGGTTCTAGCCCCAGAGCATTCCTTTGTTGATAAAATCACTACAGATGAACAGCGTGCGGCTGTAGAAGCGTACCTTGATAAGGTAAAAACAAAGAGTGACCTTGAGCGTACAGATCTTGCCAAGGAAAAAACGGGTGTCTTCACTGGTGCCTATGCGATCAACCCAGCAAATGGTGAGAAAATGCCAATCTGGATCGCGGATTATGTACTAGTAAGCTACGGAACTGGTGCAATCATGGCAGTCCCTGCACATGACGAGCGTGATTTTGAATTTGCGAAAGAATTTAATTTACCAATCAAACCAGTAGTAGCTGGCGGCGATGTCGAGAAAGAAGCGTACACTGGTGACGGTGAACATATCAATTCTGAGTTCTTAAATGGTTTAAACAAAGAAGAAGCCATTTCAAAAATGATTGCTTGGTTAGAAGAAAAAGGAATTGGAACCAAGAAAGTAACTTTCCGTTTACGTGACTGGTTGTTCAGCCGTCAGCGGTACTGGGGTGAGCCGATTCCAATTATCCACTGGGAAGATGGCACAATGTCGGCTGTTCCGGAAGATCAGCTTCCATTGACATTACCAAAAACAACAGATATCAAACCTTCCGGTACAGGAGAATCACCATTAGCTAACATTGAGGATTGGGTAAATGTGGTTGATCCTGAAACAGGTAAAAAGGGTCGCCGTGAAACAAATACCATGCCACAATGGGCAGGCAGCTGCTGGTATTACTTACGTTATATTGATCCGAAAAATGACCAGGCACTAGCTTCCCAAGAGAAATTAAATCACTGGCTTCCTGTTGATATCTACATTGGTGGTGCAGAGCATGCCGTGCTTCACTTACTTTATGCCCGCTTCTGGCATAAGTTCTTGTATGATATCGGTGTAGTGCCAACTAAAGAACCATTCCAAAAGCTATTTAACCAAGGAATGATTTTAGGCGAGAACAATGAAAAGATGAGTAAATCAAAAGGTAATGTTGTAAATCCTGATGATATTGTAACTAGCCATGGTGCAGATACACTTCGTTTATACGAAATGTTTATGGGACCTCTTGATGCGTCCATTGCATGGTCAACTAATGGTTTAGACGGCTCCCGTCGTTTCCTTGATCGTATTTGGCGTTTGATGATTGAAGAAAATGGTGAGGTAAATCCAAAAATCCAGCCAAATGAAGAAGCTTCTAATTTGGAAAAAGTGTATCATCAAACAGTGAAAAAGGTTACAGAGGATTACGAAGGCTTACGTTTCAATACAGCGATATCCCAAATGATGGTATTCATTAATGAAGCGTATAAAGCAACTGTGCTTCCAAAGGAATACATGGAAGGCTTCGTCAAAATGCTAGCACCTGTAGCCCCACACATTGCTGAAGAGCTTTGGGAAAAGCTTGGTCATAGTGGAACCATTTCCTATGAAGCGTGGCCAGCATATGATGAAGCGAAGTTAGTGGATGATGAAGTAGAAATTGTTATCCAGGTAAATGGTAAGGTAAAGACAAAGCTTATGGTACCAACCGATGCAAGTAAGGAAGCTTTAGAAGGAATTGCGATGGAAGATGATCGAGTAAAAGAGCAGATCGAAGGAAAAACCATTCGCAAGGTGATTACTGTTCCGGGTAAACTTGTAAACATTGTAGCAAACTAA
- a CDS encoding rhodanese-like domain-containing protein, with translation MEEIKVITPEELQKKLEAGEKLELVDVREDEEVAGGMIPGAKHIRMGDIPATLDYFDKDKEYIFICRSSARSGNVCHYLQEQGYKVRNMVGGMLNWTGETNK, from the coding sequence ATGGAAGAAATTAAAGTCATTACACCTGAAGAATTACAGAAGAAGTTGGAAGCAGGGGAAAAGCTTGAGCTTGTAGATGTAAGGGAAGATGAAGAAGTAGCCGGAGGAATGATTCCAGGGGCAAAGCATATTCGAATGGGCGATATTCCTGCTACCCTTGACTACTTTGATAAGGATAAAGAGTATATTTTTATCTGCCGCTCCAGTGCCCGCAGCGGAAATGTCTGTCACTATTTACAGGAACAAGGCTATAAGGTCCGTAACATGGTTGGCGGAATGCTGAACTGGACAGGTGAAACAAATAAATAA
- a CDS encoding ferric reductase-like transmembrane domain-containing protein, giving the protein MELFEWYMIRATGTVSYLLLYLSVVIGLYSQVQKKRKHKVTISLFLHEALSNWALILVLGHVGFLLIDSYLSFQWIEILTPFTTDYKPLPMALGTVSLYFLLMTVITSKARKKIGYQKWRKLHALNPILYILVTLHGLFIGTDFQGVMVLAINLLPFLVLGGMLWRNKSSLETYQ; this is encoded by the coding sequence ATGGAGTTGTTTGAATGGTATATGATTCGTGCGACAGGGACCGTGTCCTATCTATTACTATACCTATCTGTTGTGATTGGTCTGTATTCACAAGTACAAAAAAAGCGGAAACACAAAGTAACCATTTCCTTGTTTTTGCATGAGGCGCTATCGAATTGGGCATTGATTCTTGTCTTGGGTCATGTAGGGTTCTTACTCATAGACTCCTATCTTTCCTTCCAGTGGATTGAAATACTAACTCCATTTACCACTGACTATAAGCCTCTTCCAATGGCCCTGGGCACTGTTTCGTTGTATTTTTTACTCATGACGGTTATAACGTCAAAGGCACGGAAAAAGATTGGTTATCAAAAGTGGCGCAAACTCCACGCTTTGAACCCGATCCTCTATATATTGGTCACCCTGCATGGACTTTTCATTGGTACAGATTTCCAAGGTGTGATGGTTTTAGCCATTAATTTGCTACCATTTCTTGTATTAGGAGGCATGCTATGGAGGAATAAGTCTAGTCTCGAAACCTATCAATGA
- a CDS encoding FAD:protein FMN transferase codes for MYTYRFNSMSTIVQISISHEMFANDMMPIYKLFESIENTCSRFREDSELSRINQQVGKDIPVSNEIFAILKEADRFYKETEGIFNPSVLSALETSGYSRSIEYIKGQEVIVHDLSTNVPSLSLPFTLNIRKQSVVLLSTIDLGGIAKGWVIDRASELLERTGYGFINVGGDIRIFGELPRALNIGIESPFDEKQILSSIQVTNGAVATSTSMKRKWLVNGEWKHHLIDTHTGKPSESHIVSATITAPSALEADVWAKTVLLLGEEKGREWIKTKDSKAVLINKMREIWKGGEQHGVV; via the coding sequence ATGTATACCTATCGTTTCAACTCTATGAGTACAATCGTTCAGATTTCTATTAGTCATGAAATGTTTGCGAATGACATGATGCCCATTTATAAACTATTTGAATCCATTGAGAATACCTGCAGCCGGTTTCGTGAAGATAGTGAATTATCTAGGATAAATCAACAGGTAGGAAAGGATATACCTGTCTCTAACGAAATATTTGCAATTCTCAAGGAAGCAGATCGTTTCTATAAGGAAACAGAAGGTATTTTCAACCCTAGTGTATTGTCAGCTCTTGAAACCAGCGGTTACTCTAGATCGATTGAATATATAAAAGGGCAGGAAGTAATAGTACATGACCTTTCAACAAACGTTCCCTCCCTCTCCCTTCCATTTACGTTAAATATAAGGAAGCAGTCAGTCGTTCTCCTTTCTACCATTGATTTAGGTGGAATTGCTAAGGGCTGGGTGATCGACCGTGCTTCTGAACTCTTGGAAAGGACGGGTTATGGATTTATAAATGTCGGTGGAGATATCCGTATTTTCGGAGAACTGCCTCGTGCATTGAATATCGGAATTGAAAGTCCCTTCGATGAAAAACAGATACTATCCTCTATTCAGGTGACAAACGGGGCTGTGGCAACATCCACTTCCATGAAAAGAAAGTGGCTCGTTAACGGGGAGTGGAAGCACCATCTCATAGATACACATACGGGAAAACCATCTGAGAGTCATATTGTTTCTGCCACTATAACCGCTCCTTCTGCGTTAGAAGCGGATGTATGGGCAAAAACTGTTCTTCTTTTAGGGGAAGAAAAAGGCCGGGAGTGGATTAAGACAAAAGACTCGAAAGCCGTATTAATTAATAAAATGAGAGAAATTTGGAAAGGGGGAGAACAACATGGAGTTGTTTGA